In Colletotrichum higginsianum IMI 349063 chromosome 3, whole genome shotgun sequence, a genomic segment contains:
- a CDS encoding GMC oxidoreductase: MDSTLVFFCFVSLVLLPFSSALHITSQTIDNFLLAEYDYVVVGGGISGLVVANRLSEDSNRTVLVIESGELDGRESNIVAPGYIGLPHPSPYGQSVVTAPQNFLDGKTRSINQGKGIGGGSVVNGMCWTRGAAADFDAWEELGNPGWGWKGLLPYFKKVESYTVNVDENLRNRLNIHPNMLFHGTQGPINVAYPRHFYDSSDHVLQGFSEIGLRLSGDLNTGDLTGAMIVPSSMSPTNQTRSDARTGYFDSAISRSNLHVVTGQTATRLIVGLPGSLAEGDRRRIIGVDVSQHPSLLFSSGPSGINKTVTSNREVILAAGGIQSPTLLQVSGIGPRQVLESLNISVQIDLPGVGNNFQDHPMAHFPFDCEQKNMFLEPHDVQLTPGPDSNSSLFTSRDLTGDAFGDALNTFLTNHSGPLTAPLINTVAFPSLLWHGDEGEALQNTTSQSSFEFIPLDTPPTVKAGYAAQKRLVLSHLARADVGAYELLTTSWGQVSVAAQKPLSRGTVRPSSPSVFDGPLLDPRYCADPFDCKIIRLGLQTTRRLMQTEAMRPLLPVIDARFEGDDEGKLMTELKPLVGTEYHPSGTTSMMPRELGGVVDAGLTVYGTCNLRVVDAGVMPLIPGAHIQAAVYAVAEKAADIIKDATSGPEACPLGVPKWPPVQSAV; encoded by the exons ATGGATTCCACGTTGGTTTTCTTTTGTTTCGTTTCCCTCGTGCTCCTCCCTTTCTCGAGCGCCCTCCACATCACCAGCCAGACTATAGACAACTTCCTACTCGCTGAGTATGATTATGTCGTAGTCGGAGGTGGAATCTCAGGACTGGTTGTGGCGAACCGACTGAGCGAAGACTCGAACA GGACCGTTCTCGTAATCGAGTCGGGTGAGCT TGACGGGCGTGAGAGCAATATTGTGGCCCCCGGCTACATCGGCCTCCCGCATCCTTCGCCCTATGGCCAGAGCGTGGTGACTGCCCCTCAGAACTTTCTCGATGGCAAGACGCGCAGTATCAACCAAGGCAAAGGCATTGGCGGTGGCTCAGTGGTCAATGGAATGTGCTGGACCAGAGGCGCGGCCGCCGACTTCGACGCCTGGGAAGAACTGGGTAATCCGGGCTGGGGATGGAAAGGCCTTCTTCCCTACTTCAAGAAG GTCGAGAGCTACACCGTCAATGTGGACGAGAACCTGCGAAACCGCCTCAACATTCACCCGAACATGTTGTTTCACGGAACCCAAGGGCCGATTAATGTTGCCTACCCGCGTCACTTCTACGACTCATCCG ATCATGTTCTCCAAGGGTTTTCGGAGATCGGTCTCCGTCTGTCAGGCGACCTTAACACGGGTGACCTGACGGGCGCTATGATCGTTCCGTCAAGCATGTCTCCTACCAACCAGACTCGCTCTGATGCGCGAACTGGATATTTTGACTCGGCCATCTCCCGCTCAAACTTGCACGTCGTAACTGGTCAGACCGCTACGCGACTGATTGTGGGCTTGCCTGGCTCgttggccgagggcgaccgGCGCCGTATCATCGGAGTTGATGTGAGCCAACATCCTAGCCTGTTG TTCTCATCGGGACCCTCCGGGATCAACAAGACGGTGACGAGTAACAGGGAGGTCattctcgccgccggcggcatccagTCCCCGACGTTGCTTCAAGTCTCCGGCATCGGCCCCAGACAAGTCCTGGAATCCTTGAACATCTCCGTGCAGATCGACCTGCCCGGCGTTGGAAACAACTTTCAGGATCATCCTATGGCTCACTTCCCGTTCGATTGTGAGCAAAAAAATATGTTCCTGGAACCACATGACGTTCAGCTAACCCCTGGCCCAGATTCGAACTCATCCCTTTTCACTTCTCGTGACCTCACGGGCGACGCTTTTGGAGACGCGCTTAACACTTTCCTTACCAACCATTCTG GCCCCTTGACGGCGCCCTTGATCAACACCGTCGCCTTCCCAAGCCTGCTTTGGCACGGAGACGAAGGCGAGGCCCTCCAAAACACCACAAGCCAGTCCTCCTTCGAATTCATCCCCCTCGACACCCCGCCGACAGTGAAAGCCGGCTACGCCGCGCAGAAGCGCCTAGTCTTATCCCAtctcgcccgcgccgacgtcggcgctTACGAGCTCCTCACCACCTCCTGGGGCCAGGTCTCCGTCGCTGCGCAGAAGCCCCTGTCGCGCGGCACCGTCCGGCCGTCCTCCCCTTCCGTCTTCGACGGGCCGCTGCTCGACCCGCGGTATTGCGCTGACCCCTTCGACTGCAAGATCATCCGGCTCGGCCTGCAGACGACGCGACGGCTCATGCAGACCGAGGCGATGAGGCCGCTGCTTCCCGTCATTGACGCGCGGTTCGagggggacgacgaggggaaGCTGATGACGGAGCTCAAGCCGCTCGTCGGCACCGAGTACCACCCCAGCGGGACCACAAGCATGATGCCGCGGGAGttgggcggcgtcgtggacgCGGGGTTGACGGTGTACGGGACGTGTAACCTGCGGGTCGTCGACGCGGGGGtcatgcccttgatcccgGGTGCGCATATCCAGGCTGCGGTTTATGCGGTGGCTGAAAAG GCAGCCGACATCATTAAAGATGCAACGAGCGGCCCGGAGGCCTGCCCTCTCGGTGTTCCAAAGTGGCCCCCCGTTCAGAGTGCTGTCTGA
- a CDS encoding Ku70 protein has protein sequence MADRGHFKKEGEEEEDAEEELDETVGVPDYKAQKDAVLFAIDVSSSMLQRPPTSGSKKADKDSAVEAALKCAYHLMQQRIISNPRDMMGILFFGTEKSKFQEESGRSGLGYPHCYLFTDLDIPAAEDVKALKTLVGADGEEGEDEDDVLVPAKEEVQMANVFFCANQIFTTKAANFGSRRLFIITDNDNPHGNNKDAKSAAAVRAKDLYDLGVVIELFPITREDKKFNLGKFYDDIIYRDQTAEALSEVRNSKSGDGLTLLNSLISNINSKETTKRALFSNLPFEIAPGLRISVKGYNVIHRQTPARTSYIYLDGEKPQLAIGETTRIAEDSARTVEKTEFKKAYKFGGEYVHFAPEEQKSLKDFGTPIIRIIGFKPRSMLPFWACVKKSTFIFPSEEDYVGSTRVFSALWQKLLKDQKVGIAWAITRANASPILVAIIPSHEKSEDDSGTPYLPAGLWLYPLPFADDLREGPEPPSNLVVSSNELIDRMRVIVQQLQLPKAMFNPKKYPNPSLQWHYKILQVLALEEEYPEKAEDLTEPKYKAISKRAGGYLDEWAEVLQVETKNALAKAAIKRDIDDDDDERPAKRVKAAPRSVKVSGLGLTTAQLKAAIDGGGLSKMLVADLKDILAARGQSTTGKKTDLIERVEQWVEDNA, from the exons ATGGCTGATCGTGGACACTTCaaaaaagaaggggaggaggaggaagatgctGAGGAGGAGCTTGACGAGACCGTGGGCGTCCCT GACTACAAGGCACAAAAAGATGCCGTTCTTTTCGCCATCGATGTCAGTTCATCCATGCTGCAGCGCCCCCCGACTTCGGGCTCCAAGAAGGCGGATAAGGacagcgccgtcgaggcggccTTGAAATGCGCCTACCACCTCATGCAGCAGCGCATCATCTCGAACCCTCGTGACATGATGggcatcctcttcttcggcacTGAGAAGTCCAAGTTCCAAGAGGAAAGTGGTCGTTCTGGTCTGGGGTACCCGCATTGCTACCTATTCACCGATCTCGACATTCCCGCCGCAGAGGACGTCAAGGCGCTCAAGACGCtagtcggcgccgacggagaagaaggcgaggatgaagatgacgtCCTGGTTCCGGCGAAGGAGGAAGTCCAGATGGCCAACGTCTTCTTTTGCGCGAATCAGATCTTTACGACCAAGGCGGCGAATTTTGGCAGCAGGCGCCTGTTCATCATCACAGACAATGACAACCCTCATGGCAATAACAAGGACGCCAAATCGGCAGCCGCCGTTCGAGCCAAGGATCTCTACGATCTCGGCGTTGTCATTGAACTATTTCCCATCACGAGAGAAGACAAGAAATTCAACCTCGGCAAATTCTATGAC GACATCATCTATCGAGACCAAaccgccgaggccctctCCGAAGTGCGGAACTCGAAGTCAGGGGACGGCCTCACCCTTCTCAATTCCCTGATATCCAACATCAACTCCAAGGAAACCACCAAACGTGCCTTGTTCTCAAACCTCCCCTTCGAGATCGCCCCTGGCCTGAGGATATCGGTCAAGGGCTACAACGTCATCCACCGCCAGACGCCAGCCAGAACGTCGTACATCTACTTGGACGGCGAGAAGCCTCAACTCGCTATTGGCGAGACGACCCGGATAGCCGAGGATAGTGCCCGCACGGTAGAGAAGACCGAGTTCAAGAAGGCTTACAAGTTTGGCGGCGAATACGTCCATTTCGCCCCGGAGGAGCAGAAGTCTCTCAAGGACTTTGGCACCCCCATCATCCGCATCATTGGCTTCAAGCCGCGCTCCATGCTCCCCTTCTGGGCCTGCGTTAAGAAGTCTACCTTTATCTTTCCCTCGGAGGAGGATTACGTCGGTTCGACCCGCGTATTCAGCGCCCTGTGGCAAAAGCTTCTCAAGGACCAAAAGGTCGGCATTGCCTGGGCCATCACCCGCGCTAACGCGAGTCCaatcctcgtcgccatcattCCCTCCCACGAAAAGTCGGAAGATGACTCAGGAACTCCCTACCTGCCCGCCGGTCTTTGGCTCTATCCGCTGCCCTTTGCCGACGACCTCCGCGAGGGTCCTGAGCCGCCCAgcaacctcgtcgtcagcTCTAACGAGCTTATCGACCGCATGCGCGTCATCGTCCAGCAGTTGCAGCTACCAAAGGCCATGTTCAACCCCAAGAAGTACCCCAACCCCTCGCTACAGTGGCACTACAAGATCCTTCAGGTCTtggccctcgaggaggagtaCCCGGAGAAGGCGGAAGACCTCACGGAGCCAAAGTAcaaagccatcagcaagCGCGCAGGCGGGTACTTGGATGAGTGGGCAGAGGTCCTGCAGGTCGAAACCAAGAACGCGTTGGCAAAGGCTGCCATTAAGCGTGATAtagacgacgatgatgacgagagGCCTGCCAAGAGggtgaaggcggcgccgaggagcgtGAAGGTGTCCGGGCTGGGGCTGACCACAGCACAGCTCAAGGCGGCCatcgatggcggcggcttgAGCAAGATGTTGGTGGCGGATCTGAAGGACATCCTGGCTGCGAGAGGACAGAGCACGACGGGGAAGAAAACCGACCTCATCGAGAGGGTCGAACAATGGGTTGAAGACAACGCCTGA
- a CDS encoding Ferrochelatase, producing the protein MALKYSTGRLSRSLSRATTSTRHASSPLALASPQLRSMATVPPVTQNSVGSKGPTAMVFMNMGGPSTTKEVGDFLSRLFADGDLIPLGRFQNYLGPLISKRRTPKIEKQYAEIGGGSPIRKWSEYQNAEMCKILDEISPETAPHKPYTAFRYADPLTEEMYNQLLADGFGNGKGGRAVAFTQYPQYSCSTTGSSINELWKWRQRLEGKAAGETTPGDGTISWSVIDRWPVHSGLVEAFAQNIEAKLLEYPEERRKDVVLLFSAHSLPMSVVNRGDPYPAEVAATVYAVMQRLKFSNPYRLCWQSQVGPSAWLGPQTSDSVENYIHKGQKDLVLIPIAFTSDHIETLYELDLEVIGDSGSPETVKRVESLNGSPVFIRALADIAKAHLNSGVACSPQMELRCPGCKSERCLESKKFFAGQQTKISAAHEKTLAQ; encoded by the exons ATGGCCCTGAAGTACTCGACAGGACGGCTCTCCCGGAGCTTGTCCAGGGCGACAACCTCAACACGCCATGCCTCTTCGCCCCTTGCCCTGGCGTCGCCTCAATTGAGGTCTATGGCAACCGTCCCACCTGTCACGCAAAACTCCGTCGGCTCCAAGGGCCCAACAGCCATGGTCTTCATGAACATGGGCGGCCCCTCGACAACGAAAGAAGTCGGCGACTTTCTGAGCCGGCTGTTT GCAGATGGCGATTTGATTCCCCTCGGACGCTTCCAAAACTATCTCGGCCCTCTCATTTCCAAGCGGAGAACGCCCAAGATCGAGAAACAATACGCCGAAATAGGTGGCGGCTCACCCATTCGCAAATGGTCCGAGTACCAGAACGCCGAGATGTGCAAGATCCTGGACGAAATCTCCCCCGAGACTGCGCCTCACAAGCCGTATACCGCCTTCCGCTACGCAGACCCGTTGACCGAGGAAATGTACAACCAACTGCTGGCAGATGGCTTTGGGAACGGAAAGGGCGGAAGAGCTGTCGCATTCACACAATACCCCCAGTACTCGTGCTCAACAACGGGAAGCAGCATTAACGAGCTGTGGAAGTGGCGGCAACGGCTGGAAGGCAAGGCGGCTGGAGAGACGACCCCGGGTGACGGCACCATCTCGTGGAGTGTCATTGACCGCTGGCCAGTCCACTCCGGTCTGGTCGAGGCGTTTGCGCAAAACATCGAGGCGAAGTTGCTGGAATACCCCGAGGAGAGGCGCAAGGATGTCGTACTGCTGTTCTCCGCCCACAGCTTGCCAATGTCGGTGGTTAACAGAGGCGATCCTTACCCGGCCGAGGTTGCCGCGACCGTCTATGCCGTTATGCAGCGCCTCAAGTTCTCGAACCCTTACCGCCTTTGCTGGCAGTCTCAGGTCGGCCCGTCTGCCTGGCTTGGGCCGCAGACCTCCGACTCGGTGGAGAATTATATTCACAAGGGTCAGAAGGATCTTGTGCTGATCCCCATCGCATTCACGTCGGACCATATCGAGACTCTGTATGAGTTGGATCTTGAGGTCATTGGAGACTCTGGGTCGCCTGAGACGGTCAAGCGAGTAGAGAGCTTGAACGGAAGCCCGGTCTTCATCAGGGCTCTCGCCGACATTGCCAAGGCTCACCTCAACAGTGGCGTTGCCTGCTCGCCGCAGATGGAGCTCCGCTGTCCTGGTTGCAAGAGCGAGCGGTGCCTGGAGTCGAAGAAGTTTTTTGCCGGACAGCAGACAAAAATTTCAGCAGCGCACGAGAAAACTCTGGCGCAGTAA
- a CDS encoding HIT domain-containing protein, whose product MMLNTRTVTRRIPLPRAHAIDFRRTMSSQDKIHFGPFEVTSQVFFKTAHSFALVNLKPLLPGHVLICPLKPHKRLTDLPPAEVTDLFTTTQLVQKMLARRYFPSSSSSSAPASPEAGSFNIAVQDGADAGQTVSHVHVHIIPRIPGETGKNGPGPRDEIYEQMASEEGNVGGALWDRELGKRPETGGQFARIEDAMRKARTMEEMVEEAKSYRALLEEMGAIGER is encoded by the exons ATGATGCTTAACACACGGACAGTAACCAGAAGAATTCCCCTACCTCGAGCTCACGCCATTGATTTCCGACGAACCATGAGCTCTCAGGATAAGATTCACTTTGGGCCCTTCGAGGTCACCAGTCAG GTCTTCTTCAAAACGGCCCACTCCTTCGCCCTGGTCAACCTCAAGCCTCTCCTCCCGGGCCATGTCCTCATTTGCCCCTTGAAGCCTCATAAACGGCTGACGGACCTCCCTCCGGCCGAGGTGACGGACCTCTTCACCACGACGCAGCTGGTGCAGAAGATGCTGGCCCGCCGCTACTTCccttcgtcatcatcgtcgtcggcgccggcgtcgccggagGCCGGCTCCTTCAACATCGCCGTACAGGACGGCGCGGACGCGGGGCAGACGGTGTCGCACGTCCACGTGCACATCATTCCGCGCATCCCCGGCGAGACGGGCAAAAACGGGCCCGGGCCGAGAGACGAGATCTACGAGCAGATGGCCAGCGAGGAGGGGAACGTGGGCGGTGCGCTGTGGGACAGGGAGCTGGGGAAGAGGCCCGAGACTGGAGGGCAGTTTGCGAGGATCGAGGATGCGAtgaggaaggcgaggacTATGGAGGAGATGGTCGAGGAGGCGAAGTCATATCGGGCCTTGCTGGAAGAGATGGGCGCTATCGGTGAGAGGTAG